A DNA window from Augochlora pura isolate Apur16 chromosome 9, APUR_v2.2.1, whole genome shotgun sequence contains the following coding sequences:
- the Dcx-emap gene encoding doublecortin-domain-containing echinoderm-microtubule-associated protein isoform X3 translates to MSDSFEVISLPADMLQPASYGKKNNTWYTSPSGGGSRGGAGVGGSVGGWQSRPPAVASLSRKASITDEAPPPGGGKPSSGRVIRIVNNHDHTVQCRVLLNLRTSQPFEEVLEDLGQVLKMNGAKRMFTVSGQEVRSFSQLRNEFADVDTFYLGTGSGIGIVGTVTASPARRSRSRGPPTVVEDIGRQRRARSKSRPRALYAPDSDVVRVNGSPYYSVVEVLRDEPARVTIRGLRRSFYPPSHLPPVDNSPPDKKLQLEWVYGYRGTDTRRNLWVLPSGELLYYVAAVAVLFDREENAQRHYVGHTEDITCMEVHPSRELVASGQKAGRHRKAQPHVRIWSTETLLTLYVFGMTEFQMGVSALAFSQLNGGSYVLAVDAGREAILSVWQWQWGHLLGKVATMQEDLTGAAFHPLDDNLLITHGRGHLTFWNRRKDGFFERTDIIKPPSRTHVTSIQFEQDGDVVTADSDGFITVYSVDADGAYFVRMEFEAHNKGISSLVMLSEGTLLSGGEKDRKIAAWDSLQNYKRITDMKLPEAVGGVRSIYPQRPGRNDGNIYVGTTRNNILEGSLQRRFNQVVFGHGRQLWGLAVHPDDEVFATAGHDKNIALWRRHKLLWTTQVGFECICIAFHPFGVALAAGSSEGHLLVLAADTGTAVATLRVCGSPLSCIGYNPTGEIVAMGSQNGSIYLFRVSRDGFSYKKSNKIRGTQPLVQLDWSSDSRFLQTVTQDYDLVFWDVKALSSEKSPLVMKDVKWYTHNCMVGYMVSGMWNNRYYPLTTVLTTSSRSAAHDMLVSGDAEGYLRLFRYPCTSAKAEYIEEKVYSSLVACARFLYNDQNVVTVGGTDAALMLWELVDE, encoded by the exons ATGAGCGATTCTTTTGAAGTCATTTCGCTGCCGGCCGATATGTTGCAG CCGGCCAGCTATGGAAAGAAGAATAATACTTGGTACACTAGCCCAAGTGGAGGAGGCAGCAGGGGTGGAGCAGGTGTTGGAGGAAGTGTCGGAGGCTGGCAGAGCAGACCACCGGCGGTGGCAAGTCTCAGCAGAAAAGCATCCATCACCGACGAAGCACCACCCCCGGGTGGCGGAAAACCTTCCTCCGGACGCGTCATACGAATCGTCAACAACCACGACCACACCGTCCAG tGCCGCGTTTTGTTGAACCTCCGCACCTCACAGCCATTCGAGGAGGTATTGGAGGATCTGGGACAGGTGTTGAAGATGAATGGGGCCAAGAGGATGTTCACAGTTTCAGGGCAAGAG GTGAGAAGCTTCTCTCAGCTGAGGAACGAGTTTGCAGATGTGGACACGTTCTACCTAGGCACGGGATCCGGAATAGGGATAGTTGGCACAGTGACAGCGTCCCCAGCCAggagatcgagatcgagaggTCCTCCCACCGTGGTGGAGGATATAGGTCGTCAGCGAAGAGCGCGCAGCAAGAGCAGACCGCGGGCCCTGTACGCCCCTGACTCCGACGTCGTCCGAGTAAACGGTTCTCCAT ATTACAGCGTCGTCGAAGTGTTGCGCGACGAACCAGCTCGGGTGACGATCAGGGGGCTGAGACGCTCCTTCTATCCGCCCTCTCACCTGCCTCCGGTCGACAACTCGCCGCCAGATAAGAAGCTGCAGCTCGAGTGGGTTTACGGGTATCGGGGAACCGATACACGGAGAAATCTCTGGGTCTTACCCAGCGGAGAGCTCCTTTACTACGTCGCTGCCGTGGCTGTTCTCTTCGACAGAGAGGAAAATGCACAACGGCACTACGTCGGCCATACGGAGGACATCACCTGTATGGAG GTTCATCCAAGCAGGGAGTTGGTGGCGTCTGGGCAAAAAGCTGGCAGACACAGGAAAGCGCAGCCACACGTCCGCATATGGTCGACAGAGACTCTGCTCACCCTTTACGTGTTCGGAATGACTGAGTTCCAGATGGGCGTTTCGGCACTAGCGTTCTCACAGCTG AATGGGGGCAGCTATGTATTGGCAGTGGACGCTGGTAGGGAGGCGATACTCTCCGTGTGGCAGTGGCAATGGGGTCATTTGTTGGGCAAAGTAGCG ACCATGCAAGAGGACTTGACTGGAGCTGCGTTTCATCCTCTTGATGATAATCTTTTGATCACGCATGGCAGGGGACACCTGACCTTCTGGAACCGGAGGAAAGATGGGTTCTTTGAAAGAACTGACATCATCAAACCA cCGTCCCGTACTCACGTGACGAGTATCCAGTTCGAACAAGACGGTGATGTCGTGACTGCAGACAGTGACGGATTCATCACTGTCTATTCAGTGGACGCTGATGGTGCTTATTTCGTTCGAATGGAGTTCGAAGCACATAACAAGGGCATCAGCTCCCTTGTCATGTTGTCGGAGGGTACTTTACTCTCTGGCGGAGAGAAGGATCGCAAGATTGCAGCGTGGGATTCCCTGCAAAATTATAAACGCATCACTGACATGAAG CTACCGGAAGCTGTAGGCGGTGTTCGCAGCATCTACCCGCAACGACCTGGGCGAAACGATGGGAATATATATGTAGGAACCACAAGGAATAATATCTTGGAGGGTTCTCTTCAGAGAAGATTCAATCAAGTTGTTTTTGGCCATGGTAGACAATTGTGGGGACTCGCTGTGCACCCTGACGATGAAGTGTTCGCCACAGCGGGCCATGACAAGAATATTGCATTGTGGAGGAGGCATAAGCTTCTGTGGACGACGCAG GTTGGTTTCGAATGCATCTGCATAGCATTCCACCCCTTCGGAGTGGCCCTAGCTGCTGGATCCTCCGAGGGTCACCTTTTGGTCCTCGCGGCAGATACTGGTACAGCTGTAGCTACCCTCAGAGTCTGCGGATCTCCATTGTCCTGCATCGGTTATAATCCAA CTGGAGAAATAGTGGCAATGGGGTCTCAAAACGGCAGCATCTACCTCTTCAGAGTATCCAGAGACGGGTTCTCGTACAAGAAGAGTAATAAGATCAGAGGAACACAGCCACTGGTTCAGTTGGATTGGAGTTCGGACAGCAGGTTCCTTCAGACTGTCACTCAAGACTACGACCTAGTATTCT GGGACGTAAAAGCATTGTCTTCGGAGAAGAGTCCGTTGGTGATGAAAGACGTCAAGTGGTACACCCACAATTGCATGGTGGGCTACATGGTGTCAG GAATGTGGAATAATCGTTACTACCCTCTGACAACCGTGTTGACTACGTCCAGCAGATCAGCGGCCCACGACATGCTGGTCAGCGGGGACGCAGAAGGATATCTCAGACTCTTCAGATACCCTTGCACCAGTGCAAAAGCAGAGTACATTGAAGAGAAGGTGTACAGCTCGCTGGTGGCTTGCGCAAGATTTCTTTATAACGATCAGAACGTGGTCACCGTCGGTGGAACCGACGCCGCGCTGATGCTTTGGGAGCTGGTCGACGAATAA